The Canis lupus dingo isolate Sandy chromosome 18, ASM325472v2, whole genome shotgun sequence genome includes the window AGGAAATCATAATGtagtaatatttatttgtttcgTCCTAGACTCCAGTGCCTAAGGGATGACTTGACTGAAATCTCAAACTTCATGTTTTGCTGGAGGTCAATTCACTGGCTCTTTTTCCCTCTTGCCCAATTGCTTGTTTGTACAAAATACATGGTGAAAGAAGGGATATGGCTTTCTCAAGACTTTGAGATAATGCCAAAGCTAATGGTGATGATAATATCTGCAAAGCTGGGTTCTTATGAATTTTGTTGTCAATCATTTACTGGGCACctctcatgtgccaggcaccgtgctaagTGTTTTGTGTCGTTATCTTGTTTGGGTGTCTAGCTGAGGATTACAGCCAATGAGGGACAGAGTTGGGAGCTGAAGTTAAGCTCATCAACCATTCTCTTAACCACTGGATCTCCTGCCTTTTCAACATGAACAAGCTGCATGGCGAAAACAAGTTATTGGAATGTCCAGGGTAGGTGCTCGGCCACGTCGGCTTCAGCAATCAGGAGGGGCTCTTGTTTGAAGGATGTGCCTTCGTCCCAAACACTGACCAACACCCTTGCTCAGTGATCTCAGAGAAGACATCAAGCCTCCACCCAAGGAACCATAAAGCCTCTGGAAGACAGCTCATTAGACCTCAAAGCGCCTGCCTTGCAATATGAGCCCCCTTCGCTTTCTGCCTCACACTGCGGCCATATGGTGTTGGCTTGGTCCTGACTTTACATTAATTATctattactgggatccctgggtggctcagcggtttggcgcctgtcttcggcccggggcatgattctggaatcccgggattgagtcctgcgtcgggctccctgcatggagcctgcttctccctctgcctgtgtctctgcctctcgctctctctgtgtctctcatgaatgaatgaataaaatctttttaaaaaaattatctattgcTGCCTAACAAATTACATCAAAATTTAGCCACTTAAAAAACTAGCATTTATTAGCTCTGTTTCTGAGTCAGAAATTCAGAAGTGGTTTGGCTGAGTGGTTGTTGCATGGGGTCTGttttaaatttagcttttattCTTCTTATTTGGGTACAGCAAGGCCAACAGATAAGGAAGCGATTGTCATTGAAAAGATAGTTTGTTACTCACAGATCCCAAACCAGCAGAAAGACAGAGTAGAGCTGGCCTTTTGGGAGCTAGATCCAGGGACCTAAAAaaaactccctccctccctccctctctctctctctctctctcacacacacacacacacatacacacacacagaatcactTTTCTCTGTGCCTGGCTCCACTTTCTCAGCTATAACCAACCGGAGTCCACTCTGAATTCACATCCTTGCAGCCTcttgaacagaaaagaaagctctGGCCTGGAGGGAGCCCCTGGTGCCTGGTCAGCTGCTATCTAGGATGGCCCTGATGAACTCAGCTTCATCTTCACATCACCCATGGCCCGAGCCCTTTGGCTGTGTCACAGGGGTCCGAGGGACAAGGCCCGCCAgcagcaggggtgggtgggggctaggggtggaggaagagaagtGCACACATTGCCAACTTGCAGCTGGGCAGCCATCCCAGTGTTCGAACCAGAGTCAGAATTGCCCTATTTTGGGAATAACGGGAGAAAGCTATTGCTCCAAACTCTCAAAACAGTGACTTTCCACAGATGTGGCCTCATCAGTAGGTCTATCCCAAGACATATGTACTAAGCCTGAATCTTAAAGAAGCCACCTTCTTCCTCATTGACATCCTCAAGCCAGAATCCAGTCTCACTGACACAGCAGATGAGTGGGCCAAACATTAATTTCTCCCGTGGGCGCTGCTCTGAAGAACTAGGCTCATGAAAGTAAGTTGAAGGGGCAGCAGGCAAAGCTCATgcccccaggatcctgggctaGTTTCCTGATCTTGTGGAAAATCCCATCTGGACATGAAAAGGTCTCCCCTTCACCGTGTCCAAAGTCCTCCAATGGGGAGACATGAGCTCAAGCGTAGTTTCGTTGCCAAAAACACCTCCCAAACACTTGGCATTTCATGGGGGCAAATGTTTCTGCAGGTTACCTGAGAGGAGACTTGGGTCTGCATACAGGCACCCCAATTCCAAACCCGCACGTTTGCAGAGCAGTGTGGAGGCCAACAGCAAAGCAGACCCAGGCTTGGGCAGGACCTATGCTCTTGCTTCTAAAATCCCCGTGACTTTGTTGTGATTTCAATCGGGGTATTTAACATTTAACtcacattaacattttaaaaaccacgTCATTGACTACTAGATGTGTCCAGAGCACATTTGAGAGCATTTTGGGAAGCTGTTTGGGAAAGAATGTAGGCGTGCTGCTTAGCACGCCCAGGTGCAAATTCCAGCTCTGAcctgtttgttttctcatctgtaaaatggagattttaaGACCAGCAAAGGGTCTGGCTGTAGGAGGTGCTTGGTAAACAGCGTGGCACTTTGTGACCACCGGGATGTCAGTAGGGGAAACAGGCCCGTAGAGGATTGGCCACCTGTCCCTGGCTACACATGTGGCTAAGGGCAGCTAGGGGTCCTGACCCAGTCCCAAGgccccaggccagggcagggtagggaggaggcaggggggtAGTGGGGCAGTGAAAGGGAGCCCAGCTCAGAACCCTTGGGAACACTACAGAGCTGGGAGAAAGCGGTGGAGGTGGCAGGAATGGAACCAAAGATGGTGTGGTTGGGGGGTGAGGCCCACAAGCTGAGACCTGGACCCAAGACCTTGAAACATGCTCGGGTTGTACCCCTGAGGTCTGGAGTCACTCTCTACATCCCTCATACCCACTGTCTTAGAGCTGCCACCCTTGGGTGAACTGACATCGGTCCTCTTGATGCCACCCCATCTGACTCGAtggaagcttcttttttttttttttaagattttatttatttgttcatgagagacacagagagagagacacaggcagagggagaagcaggctccctgaggagagtctgatgtgggactcgatcctgggaccctgggatcatgccctgagccaaaggccaatgctcaactgctgagcccctaAGCATTGCTGATGGCAGCTCCTTGAGGACCCAGAGTTCCCAGCGGAGCTGGAACTTTTATTATATAACCAACTGGGGAGCAAGCCCCATCATCTTCCACCTTTCAAACGAGAACTGGCTCCATTTCCACCCCTGATAGGCAGGAAGCCCAACCTTTCTCTTAGGGTTCCTGTCCCCCAGCTAATTAAAGGGGTCACCAGAGTTATCAAACCCCTGTGGGTAACTGCAGTCACCCTGTGCaaggttataaaaaaaatacagtggctCAAACATCCTTATAGCAGTCATTACAAGCAGAGGCTCTGGGGCCAGacagcctgagttcaaatcctgccaTGGTCTCTTAatcagctgtatgaccttgagcagcttacttcacctctctgggcctcaatgttctcgtctgtaaaatggggatatacTAGGTGCTACTTCTGTGAcaactaaatgaattaatgaatgtaaTGCTCTTGGGACATTGCTTGGAGAAAGCTCAACCTGGGGGGGGTCACTTGTCACCTCTCTAGCTGGAGGGGCTGCCAGCCTCTCCCCATCTGTCCAAACAGGGGCCCTGCCACTCCCCGGagcccctcctccaggctgcagggagcctcttccAGCTGCCTCCTTGGGATCACAGAGCTGCACAATCAAAATGCCCAACCCAGAGCCCCACAGAATATGGAAGCCGTTGGTCACAGGAATCTTTCAAAAGAGCAACtttcctcctgctgccctgggaccTGCAAGATGCCCGAGTGTCCCCCAGGCCTCTTCTGTGGCCTCCTATGGCCACTGCCCTGTCTGCCTGCGCAATGAACCACGGCAGCCCATGGGTTCCACGCTCCCCACCACAAGCCAGtggccagggctccctgccctcctcacacCGGGTGGGACTGCAAGCTGAACACGGTCTGCGGAAGGCTCAGCAGACAAGTGACATGGAGGAGGCTCACAGGTCTCAGCCCTGCCCTGCAGTCTCCCTGCCCAGGCTTATGAAACCCAACAGGACAGACTGTCTCAGGGCAACGGGAGCTTCAGGGTCCCAGCACTGTCCTCTAAGGGACCGATGGGCCCTTCCTGGCGCATTCCACCCAAAGAGACCAGTTGTCCTCTAGAAACCCAAACTGCCAACCATCCCCTCAAATCCAATGCACAAAAGACCCTCCTCAAGAAGCCTCTCTGCTTGAGGTCTGTGGACATAGATTCCTCTAAGGGGCAGCCAGGCCTCCAGCCTGGGGGTGTCACACCCACCTTGCTCAGTGaacccctctctgggcctcagtttctctatctgtaGAGTGAGGGTATTGAGTTCCATGATGCCCGCAGCCTCCTGAACCCTGAGGCTGTAATTCCCACATGTCCTCTTTCACGTCACCTTCCTGCTCAAAAGCCTGCAGTGGCTCCCCAGCATGCTGGTTTCAACTCCACAGGGGAGGCCAGTGCCCCTGCCCACTCCACCAGGAGCCTCTGCCAGCCTCTGGCACCTGCCTGTTCCTGGGGCACTCTTGATCCCTGAAACTGGCCTCCTGTTCTCTCCTCTGGCCCTCAACTCTGTCCCGACTTCTCTCTCTGATGACCACCCCTGCAGAAGCCTGGGAGTCACTCAGACTGAGTTTGAATTCCCACTCTCCCCTTTGAGCTGTGTGGcctgtggccttggacaagttgcCTTATTGCTTCATTCCTCTGAGTTTTGGTTTTCTCCCTTGAGAGGGTTAATTGAGATAactatgcccagcatggggccagCACAGAATTGGGGCAGCAGGCCTCTGATAGAGGACCTTGGTAAGACAGACGCAGTTGGGGAGAGAACTAGCTCCCTACCACAGCCTCTACCCCATGGAAGGATCCTGTGCGACAGCCCCCCCTTGCTGGTGCTTGCACATCTGTTCCCTGACAGGTTAAGCTGAGTCAGCCACCTCACCTGGGGACAGGGGGATGGAAATGAACCAGATCTGACCTCTGACCTCACAGGAGGGGGGTTTGAGAGACCAGGACCCCACAGAGTGGAGCAAGAAGTGGAAGGTGGAAGTGAACTCTTGTCGCTGCCCAGGGGCAGTGCGGTGAGCACTGGGAGATGTGGCAGTGAGCAGTGGGAGAGTGCTAGCAGAGAAGATCACAGGGACAAAGGCAGGGAGGAGCAGTGGGTGAAGTGAGCAGGGCAAAGGAATGTTCTGGAATGGAGAGCTCATATGAAGAAAGGCCTGGTAGGCCTGTCAGGCTGTGGACTTTGTCCACAAGGCAGCAAAAGCCGCTGGCAGGTTTGCACAAGGAGTGCAAGGTAGTCTGGATCTGTCTGAGGCCACTCTGCTCAATGAGCTGATACGTACAAGGTTGCAGGCCAGGCCAACTGAGGAAGCCAAGCTGGAAGCAGGCATCACTCTTGGTCTttgggagggagagacaggctaGGACTGGGCAGGTGGCAAGACATTCCCACTGGGGCTCACAGAGGTTCCCTGGAGCTGAGGGAGACCTTCCATCCTCCTTGGGTCCCCCAAGCAGCCATACCACCAGAGCTCTAGGCTTGCCTTCAGCCACACACCTGCTAGGCCCTGCTGGCCACCTGCCACACTACCTGGGGCTGACTCTGGGTGACACACGAGAATGGGCAACACTGATGCCCGCATGAAACAGTCAAGTGAACGTGTCACTTCCCAGGGTACACGTGTGCATAGCATCTGAGCACACAAGAGGCCGCCCTGACTGTGGCACTCACTGATGCCAGTGACTGTCTGCTACATTCATGGCTGCCCTTCTCTCAGATGAAGAGGGTTGCTGTAACCACGAGTACCCCCAGGGAGGGCACCCCACCTCCTGCAGGAAGTCTTCAGGGAGTAGGTCCTCAAGGCTTAGTCTCATCATCCTGTCAGGACCTGGAACTACTGTCTCCTGGCAGACCAGGCACCTAATTCTGTTCCAGGGGCCAGTCATCCAGCCCAAACCCTCATCCACTGGAGGCggcctgggaaggggcaggggctccCTTATGCCCTCTGGCCCCTTAGTGACCACAGCACAGCTCTCTTTTCCCAATGTTTATTGGTTCTAAAGGGCAGCCTTTCTCCCAGCAGAGGCTGAGCAGGCTCATATCTTTTGGGCTCCGTGAACAGGGCGGTTCACGTGCTCAGGGGAGGCCAGGTAGGCCTTGAGCTTAGGCCGAGCACTGAGGCGCGTCACATAGGCCAAGAGCAGAGGGTGGGAGTCTAGGCAGCCGGGggccaggacctggtgattcagCAACAGGTCCAGCAGGTTGTAGTCCGCGAAGGAGATCTGCAGGGGAGGGGATATGAAGGGGCTCGAGCAGGGTCAGAAGAGAAGGGGCTGCAGGGAGCCAGAACACCTCCAGTGAACCTGCGGCGactcccctctgggcctctgtttgcCCTTCTGAGAAATGAATCATCTGCCATGGGCTAGACCCAGCACTCACCTGGTCACCCACAATGAAGGCCTGACCCCCCTGGTTCTGGATCAGCAGAGTCTCAAAAGGCTTCAGGTACCCTGGCAGCTCCTGAACGTACCTGGCCTTGCCTCCCTCCTGCAAAGGGCAGTGATCTAGTGGCAGCTCCCAGAGTGCCTGGCCAGGGTGacctcctggcccccagccccgaGCACCAGCCGCCCCTGCTCACATAGCTGTGGTGGATGAGCTGGCTGCAGTGCCTGCGGACGTCCTCCACGCCGTCATTCACCATATCCACCAGTGCCGCCTCCCGCTGGTCTTTGCCATAGAGCCCTGGTCAGAAGCCAGGCAATGGGTCAGGTTCTGTCCAAGTTGGCGCTGCactgctcccctctcccccaaatgCCCACAGGCCTCAGGCTGGGGCACCCAGTTCCCTAGATCGGAGGGCCTGCTCTACACAGCTCTGCTGCTCCCACCTCCAAAAGCCAAGGGAAGGGGCggtgccaggggcagggggcaggggagctcagtcagttgggtgtctgactcctgatttcggcttggacaatgatctcaggtcctgggattgagacctgcaatgggctcagcactcagtgcagagtcagcctgtccctctccttctccctctgcccctattgCCTCTTGCAAGCACTTGCTCATTCTTggacactctctctcaaataaataaataaaatctttaaaaaaaaatgcccaaggGGACATGCCCAGCTGAGGACCATGCCTCTTCTCTGTCACATCCTAGGTCTCATCCTGAGACTCAGGAATTCCCTGCCCAAATGGCCCTAAGTCCCATCCCCCAGATCTGTCCCCCTGAAATGGTGAACCAAGCCTCTGGTGCATGTGTCCTAGGCCTGAGAGGCAGGTGTCTGTGGAGGATGGACAGAACTTGGCTGTGAGAATTGGTGTGTCCAGCTCAGTGCAGGGCAGCTGTTGGGCAGGAAGAGGTGGCAGGCCATAGCCAGAGGCCTTTGTCCTCCCACTCTGGGTCCTGCAGAAGTCAGGGTAGGCTGGGCCTGGCTGCTACCACTACTCTTCTGTCCTCTTCCCTAATTGCCACATCCTACTGGACCCAGGGCTTTTCTagaaccacccccaccccccaccaccacaaaGTTAGCCAAAAAAGCAGCGACCTCTCTCAGCCATGTTCCTGCCACCATTGTAAGAAGGCCATAGGCTTCCTTATTGTGAATATGGGTTTTCCAGATTCAAGAGGGGTCAACATAGGAAAATATGGGCAGGAGGCCTACGTGGAAGCCTGTAGCCACACTTGCGGTGGCCTCTAGCCTACACCAGTACACATGTGGGGGCTGGCAGCCTCCTCTGAGCTGTCTTCCAGGAAACAGGCATAGTGAACCCATCTGGCACTGGCCAGTTGGCAGAGCCCTCATAACCCAGGCTCTGCCCTTCCTCTAGGGTCATCTGGCCTGTCTTCCAAATGGGGAGAGCTCTGGTTCTCAAGACATCCAAGGGGGACCCATTAGGTCCTCTGCAGGACCAGGCTGCCCCAGACCTCAGAACTCACCAAAGGTGCGACCCAGGTGTCGCAGGATGGCATTGGACTGGTACAGGGTGAGGTCTCCATCCTGGAACTTGGGGAGCTGCCCATACAGCTAGGGAACGGCATGGGTCAGTAAGAGATGCTGGGCTCAGCTGCCCCCCCTCTAGTTTTGCCCCCCAAAGGCCCAGCCCCTGACCCCCTGCCAGGGCACAGTCACTCACACAGGAGGCCTTGAGTGGGCTCTGCATCCAGCTGTCTTTGGTCAccacctcctccttccagctctgGCCCTGGTCAGCCAGCAGCATGCGCATGGCCTCGCAGCGCCCTGGGGGAGGGGACGACAGGGTAGTGGGATGTGGGCAGACAGACCCCAGGCTCACAGCGCCCTGGGAAGGGCCCAGGAGTGTGGGGACTGAAGGGAAACTAGCTTCACGGAGAAAGAGGGGAGACCATGGCCCCAGCCCTGTCCTGGAGAGGCAGACAGGTGCGCAGCCCCCAGCCCATGGTGTCCCAGGTTGGGAACAGAGCAGACGGACAGGCGCAGCCAGACAGGGCACCAAGAGGATGCAGCCGCGGCAAgtgccggccccggccccgcccccgccgccccggccccgcccctgcccccgcccccccggccccgcagcgCCGTCCCGCCTCCCGCCGGGCCGAACCCCAGGGAGCAGCTCGAGCTGGCAGCCGGGCTCCCTCGGTGCCCTTCGCCCTCCTGAAGGAGCCGGGGCCGCACCTCGGACGGGGAAGTAGACGATGGTGTAGGGCGGCACTAGGAGAGACAAACAGGGCGTCAAAGAGTATCCTAGGGAGCTGCACGGCCCAGGGGCCCGCAACCCGGGACGAGGTGGGGGGTGTCAGACACCCGAGAGAGGGGGGTAGCTCAGCCTGGGTCCTGTCCCCCGACCAGGTCCAGACCCTACTCACTAGCAAGCGGTGAAGTAGAAGAGCAGCAGGAAGTGGCGAGGCTCGTGGCCTTATATTTATGGTCtgtcccaccccctgctccctaACCGCCCCACCCAAGAATGTGCCGAGTCACCAAGCGGAGCTTGGCCCTGGGCAAGGGGCAGGGCGGGGTGTGGCGGGGGCAGGGCCCGACAGGCTCACCAGCACATCTGCATGGGTGTACCCTGCCTGAAGGGCACTGACTTTAGCATGGCACAGTCACTGCCAGCCTCCAGGCCACACCAAAACCCACAGAACTTCTCAGGGCCCACAGAAGGCCAGTTCTGAGTCCCTAACTAGCT containing:
- the LOC112659403 gene encoding glutathione S-transferase P-like, which produces MPPYTIVYFPVRGRCEAMRMLLADQGQSWKEEVVTKDSWMQSPLKASCLYGQLPKFQDGDLTLYQSNAILRHLGRTFGLYGKDQREAALVDMVNDGVEDVRRHCSQLIHHSYEGGKARYVQELPGYLKPFETLLIQNQGGQAFIVGDQISFADYNLLDLLLNHQVLAPGCLDSHPLLLAYVTRLSARPKLKAYLASPEHVNRPVHGAQKI